The Prevotella sp. E2-28 genome includes the window ATTGACCTCACTCTCCTCAATAGCGATGGCTATTCAGATAGTTATCCCTCATGGTCGAGCAACGGACATTGGATTATGTGTGCCAGTCGCCGTGATGATGACAACTACAGCCGAGTCTATTTTGCCTATTTCAACAACGGAAATGTTGCAAAGGCATTCCTTTTGCCACAGGAAGATCCGGAATTGCATATCAGCCTCCTGAAGAGTTATAACCGCCCGGAGTTCATGGTTGAGCCCGTGAAAATCGGTGTCAAAGAATTCAGCAAGGTATTTGAATGAAGCATATACCTCTTTTATATACGCTCCTTTTGGGTGTGGCAGTCCTGCTTTTTTTCGGACTGGCCTATCCGCACCATCTGCACTATCAGGAGCAGTATCAGTTATTTCTCTTTGATAGTACCTATGTGGGAGATATCGTAAAACATCCAGGTGGCGTAGCCGACCTCTTAGGTCGTTTCTGCACACAGTTTTTCCTTTTCGCCTGGGTAGGTGCTTTGATAATAGCATTGCTATTGATGTCTGTACAGCTCTTAGTGCTCCGCTTGGCTAACTATGGTTGGCTTTATGGCCTAAGTTTTGTTCCTTCATTCCTGCTTTGGTTCTTTTTACTCGATGAGAATGCTCTGTTAGGTGGCGTATGGGCCGTCCTGCTTACACTACTTGCCATTAATGGCTACCTTTTGTTGCCAAAAGGGTGGGGGCGACGTGTCGCTATATTGATTGTCATTCCTATTCTTTATTGGATGGTAGGTCCTGCATTAGGCGGTAGCCATTATTATCGTTATCCTCATGTGACTCCCTATATTCTTTATGCTGCATGGCTCTCAGCGGTTATCCTTCCGCTTCTTATTCGTGTCTGCTGCAAATGGGTAAATGCTTCTCATCTGTCACCTTTCATCTCTCATCTCATACCTCTTCTTGTGTTTATCGTTATGGGAACTTTCGTTTGGAAGAACGCTAATTTCAAGGCAGAAAAGGTGATGCAGTATGATTTTATGGCACGTCATCAGCAGTGGAACCGCATCCTTGAGACCATTAATGCAGAGAAACCTAATAATCAAATAGGTGTGACGGTACAGAATCTGGCCTTAGGAATGCGTGGTTTGCTTGTTGACCACCTGTTTGAATATCATCAGAACGGTATCGCAGGACTTTTGCCTGATGTCAAACGTGATGCCACCAGTCCTTTGCCTACAGCTGAAGCCTTCTATCAGCTGGGTATGATTAATATGGCTCAGCGAACGATTTTCGAGGCCCAGGAATCTATTCTTGACTTCCAGAAGAGTGGACGTTGTTATAAGCGACTGGCTCAGACAAATCTTATCAACGGTAATTACGAAGTCTCTCGCAAATACCTATTGGCTCTGCAGAAAACCCTCTTCTATCGTGAATGGGCTAATGAGACCCTGCCGCTATTGGAAAATGAAGAGGCGATAGCCAAGCATCCAGAATACGGACGTCTACGCCAGTTAGCTTATACAAAGGACTTAGGAGATTTTTACTTTGGTGACCACATTACCCCTCAGATGCTTGAAGATCTTTTCTTTAGAAATACAGAAAATCGTCTTGCCTATGAATATCTGGTGGCTTACTATATGTTGACGGGTGATCGTGACGGCTATGCCAAGCTGCAACGCCGTCTGAACGAAGTGAAAAACGAAAAATAAGAATACAGACATGATATATTTCAATCGCATATCCTTTTGCCTTTTTCTTTTATTGCTTTTCTTCGCTAGTTGTGAAGAAAAGGTTAGCGATGCTAAGTTGGAGCCTGAGCAGCCTCGGATATATCCCGATTACATTGGGGTAACCGTCCCCGTAAATATAGCTCCGCTTTGCTTCTGCATGGCAGATGAAGATGCCTTGCTGATTGATGCCGTCATTACCGATAGTCATGGCAATAACTTACATTGTCAAGGTGAAGAATCTGTTGATTTCGACCTTGATGACTGGCATGCATTGCTTGCTCAGAACTGTGGTGACTCGCTCCTTGTTACTGTTTCGGCTAAATACGCTGACGGTTGGCATACTTATTCCCCCTTTTCTATCTACGTCAGTCCTGACAGTATCGACTATGGTATCTGCTACCGTTTGATTGAGCCAGGTTATGAGGTGTGGAGTAAAATGGGTATTTACGAACGCGATTTGTCCTCATTTGATGAGCGCGCGTTGATTGAGAATACCCAGTTCGAGGGTTGCGTCAACTGCCATAGCTTTAATCGTGGCAATTCTGCTGATATGAGTCTGCATATTCGAGGTTCTCATGGTGCTACACTTTTGCGACAGAACGGAGGACCTATCACCGCTTATAACACCAAGACCGATCAGACACTTGGTCTTTGTGTCTATCCTTACTGGCATCCATCTGGTCGCTATATAGCTTATTCTACTAACGCCACGAGTCAGTCATTCCATAGTGCTGATCCTAACCGTATAGAGGTTTTTGATACAGCTTCCGACCTTCAGGTCTATGATATCGATAATAATGAGTTGCTGCTTTCGCCGCTTCTCAAGCAGGATTCCGTTTATGAAACCTATCCCGTTTTCTCGGCCGACGGAAAATCGCTATATTTCTGTGCAGCCACTGCCCTTCCTGAGGATAGTCATGAGTTGGATTCCATCCGCTATAATCTCTGTCGTATTGATTTTGATCCTGCAACGGGTAACTTCGGTAATCGCATAGATACCATTATCAATGCTGAGGTTATGCAGAAGTCTATATCCTTCCCTCGTCCCTCTTACGATGGACGTTTCCTCTGCTACACACTCTCTGATTACGGACAATTCAGCATTTGGCATCATGAGGCCGACCTATATCTGCTGGACCTCACAACAGGTCAGAGTCGTCTTATGACTGAGGCTAATTCTGAAGATACAGAATCTTTTCATAACTGGAGTTCAAACTCGCGTTGGCTTGTGCTAAGTTCCCGTCGCGATGATGGCCTTTATACCCGTCCTTATTTTTGTCATGTTGATGATAAAGGCACGGTTTCCAAGGCTTTCATGTTGCCGCAGCAGAATCCACGCCGCTTTTATCGCGATCGTTTCTTCTCCTTCAATGTGCCCGATTTCATTATCGGCCCAACAGATTTCGATGGGCGTCAGGCAAGTCGAATTATCAATAATGACTTTCGAAAGAATTTTGGGGTAAGGCAGCGGTAGCGTTCCTTCTATCGTTTTACCTTACCAGCACTTTTCTACCATTAATAATCTTTACACCTTTTTGATGCCTTCTCATATCGCTTACCCGATATTGAGAAGGTTTCGTTTGTAGAACTCGTTGCAGGCATATTAACTGTATTGATACCGGCTGTGATATCTTCAAAATTTGAATGCCGAGTTCCCAATATTTGTTACAGAGTTCGGAATCGTGATAGAGGTAAGAGCTCTACAGCCAGAGAAAGCACTCTCGCCAATGCTCTCCACCGAGTTTGGAATGGAAACTTCAGTTATTTTGTAGCAATTATGTATCGAATACAGTTTGACGGCTTAGTTCGGTACTTTTTCCAATACATTTGAGACATTGTCGAAAGACGATTCGCGTAAAAAGTTATAATTTTGTAGCCAAAACTTAAAACAGACATGAGAATAAGAAAAATCGTATTAATCCTATTTTGCTTAACACTGGTTGGCACGATGCGTGCTGCCCAGCAGTTCGTTAGTTTTTCATCACAGCAAGATGCAATATCGTTGACTGGTGCAACTATTGGCTACAGTTCTCAGGAATATGAGGGCGTGAAAATTGCCATCAACAACCTGAAAGCTGATATCGAGAAGGTGCTGGGAAAGGCTCCCGTCCTTTCAGAGGGATCAGGAGAGGCTTCCATCCTGATTGGTACCATTGGCAAGAATAAAGACATTGACCGTTTGAAACTAGCCGACCTGAAAGGCAAGCGTGAGAAATTCATCATTACGACTGTTGACAATCAGATTGTCATTGCAGGTAGCGACCGCCGCGGTACTATCTATGGTGTCTATGAATTGAGTCGCCAGTTGGGCGTGTCGCCTTGGTACTACTGGGCTGACGTCCCTGTTGAGAAACACAATGAAGCCTATTTTATAAAAGGTACATATACAGATGGTGAACCTGCTGTAGAGTTTCGTGGTATCTTCCTCAACGATGAGGCTCCCTGCCTTACCTCATGGGTGAAGAATACCTTTGGTACTGATTATGGTGATCATCATTTCTATGAGAAGGTGTTTGAGCTGATTCTCCGTTTGAAGGGTAACATGATGTGGCCTGCTATGTGGGGATGGGCTTTCTATGCCGACGATCCTGAGAATGGAAAACTGGCCGACCGTATGGGTGTGATGATGGGTACCTCTCATCATGAGCCTATGGCACGCAACCATCAGGAATATGCCCGTCATCGCAGGGAATGGGGCGCTTGGAATTATCAGACCAATCAGCAGAAGCTCGACCAGTTCTTCCGCGAAGGTATCGAGCGCATGAAAGGTACAGAGGATATCGTAACCATCGGTATGCGTGGCGATGGTGATGAGGCCATGAGCGACAAGGCTGATACTAAACTCATGGAGCGTATCATCAACAACCAACGTAAGATTATCAAGGAGGTAACAGGCAAACCTGCTGAGAAGACCACTCAGGTGTGGGCCTTATATAAAGAGGTGCAGGACTACTATGATGCAGGTCTGCGCGTGCCTGATGATGTGATGATTCTTATCAGCGATGATAACTGGGGCGATATCCGTCGTGTGCCTGTAAATGCGAAAGAACGCAGTCGTAAAGGTGGCTGGGGTATCTACTACCATGTGGACTATGTTGGTGCACCTCGTAACACGAAGTGGCTCAACGTTACCCAGACCCAGCAGATGTTTGAACAGCTCTCGCTGGCCTACGACTTTGGTATCCAGCGTATGTGGATCCTGAACGTTGGCGACCTGAAGCCTATGGAGTATCCCATCCAGCTGTTTATGGATATGGCTTGGAATCCGAAGGAATACACCCAGCAGAATGTTACCGACCACACGCAGCATTTCTTTACCAGTGTGCTCGGCAGTTCTACTGCCGAGGAAGCTGCCTCTATTTATAACCAGAACTGCCAGTATATGGCTCGCGTTACGCCCGAGATGCTGGATGCCCGTACGTATAACGTCGAGACAGGCGAATGGAAACAGGTGGCTGATGAGTATCAGCGTTTGGAGACCCGTGCTCTTCGTCTCTTTGCCGAAGTGCCTCAGGAATCTCAAGATGCTTATCGTCAGCTCATTCTCTTCCCCGTTCAGGCTATGGCAAATCTCTATGATATGTACTACGCTCAGGCTATGAACCATTATCTGGCTGAGCGCAACAGTCCTGATGCTAACGAGTGGGCGAAACACGTAGAAAAGTGCTTCAAGCGCGACTCCTTACTTTGCCTATATTATAATAAGGTGTTGAGTCAGGGTAAATGGGATGGCATGATGACTCAGAAGCATATTGGCTATCGCAATTGGAATGATAATTTCCGTCGTGACATGTTGCCTGCTACCAAAAAGGTAGAAGCAAAAGAGCAGGGAGGCTATGTGTTTAGTCCCAATATCGGCTATGTATCTATGGAGGCTGAGCATTTC containing:
- a CDS encoding DUF6057 family protein, which gives rise to MKHIPLLYTLLLGVAVLLFFGLAYPHHLHYQEQYQLFLFDSTYVGDIVKHPGGVADLLGRFCTQFFLFAWVGALIIALLLMSVQLLVLRLANYGWLYGLSFVPSFLLWFFLLDENALLGGVWAVLLTLLAINGYLLLPKGWGRRVAILIVIPILYWMVGPALGGSHYYRYPHVTPYILYAAWLSAVILPLLIRVCCKWVNASHLSPFISHLIPLLVFIVMGTFVWKNANFKAEKVMQYDFMARHQQWNRILETINAEKPNNQIGVTVQNLALGMRGLLVDHLFEYHQNGIAGLLPDVKRDATSPLPTAEAFYQLGMINMAQRTIFEAQESILDFQKSGRCYKRLAQTNLINGNYEVSRKYLLALQKTLFYREWANETLPLLENEEAIAKHPEYGRLRQLAYTKDLGDFYFGDHITPQMLEDLFFRNTENRLAYEYLVAYYMLTGDRDGYAKLQRRLNEVKNEK
- a CDS encoding leucine-rich repeat protein; translation: MYSIHNCYKITEVSIPNSVESIGESAFSGCRALTSITIPNSVTNIGNSAFKF
- a CDS encoding glycosyl hydrolase 115 family protein gives rise to the protein MRIRKIVLILFCLTLVGTMRAAQQFVSFSSQQDAISLTGATIGYSSQEYEGVKIAINNLKADIEKVLGKAPVLSEGSGEASILIGTIGKNKDIDRLKLADLKGKREKFIITTVDNQIVIAGSDRRGTIYGVYELSRQLGVSPWYYWADVPVEKHNEAYFIKGTYTDGEPAVEFRGIFLNDEAPCLTSWVKNTFGTDYGDHHFYEKVFELILRLKGNMMWPAMWGWAFYADDPENGKLADRMGVMMGTSHHEPMARNHQEYARHRREWGAWNYQTNQQKLDQFFREGIERMKGTEDIVTIGMRGDGDEAMSDKADTKLMERIINNQRKIIKEVTGKPAEKTTQVWALYKEVQDYYDAGLRVPDDVMILISDDNWGDIRRVPVNAKERSRKGGWGIYYHVDYVGAPRNTKWLNVTQTQQMFEQLSLAYDFGIQRMWILNVGDLKPMEYPIQLFMDMAWNPKEYTQQNVTDHTQHFFTSVLGSSTAEEAASIYNQNCQYMARVTPEMLDARTYNVETGEWKQVADEYQRLETRALRLFAEVPQESQDAYRQLILFPVQAMANLYDMYYAQAMNHYLAERNSPDANEWAKHVEKCFKRDSLLCLYYNKVLSQGKWDGMMTQKHIGYRNWNDNFRRDMLPATKKVEAKEQGGYVFSPNIGYVSMEAEHFFANKASEETQWSVYPYYGRTRSAVALTPYTKPVGDASLTYRFALPTDAHAPKTVKVHVIVKSTLDFLNVGGHECVISLDGGEAQTVNFNKTLVDRQPYMYSEFYPTIARRVVEKVVELPVGQADVHELSLKPKHPGIVFEKIVVDFGGYRPSYLFMTESEYKKE